The Engystomops pustulosus chromosome 9, aEngPut4.maternal, whole genome shotgun sequence genome includes a window with the following:
- the LOC140076856 gene encoding C5a anaphylatoxin chemotactic receptor 1-like, which yields MNYSFKNDVYANFTSSPTIFPENETDQLSVSDWVGVFLYILVIILGVPGNGLVIWITAFDIKRSVNTVWFLNLAVADLLCCLFMPFTIMSLTLGHWPLGFYTCKVIPPIASITMFASILLLTVISIDRCLLVVKPVWCQNKRTLGKAYVACAVIWTLAIFFNIPSFIFWDINQSKKKDKCVYNYRIIRDKGDQRMEYSITICGLLTAYILPLLVMVTCYTILIIRVRKRFTQRTKIMKVVLVVIVGFFICWLPYHVTGMIAVLNPEDSFTYKFHLDEIFIAFAFMNNCINPIIYVVMGQDMKDRAKKSIRIILRNVLEEEASQSRESRMKRLFGESRITETSV from the coding sequence ATGAATTATAGTTTCAAGAATGATGTCTATGCAAACTTTACATCAAGCCCCACAATTTTTCCCGAAAATGAGACTGACCAATTATCAGTCTCTGATTGGGTCGGCGTATTTTTGTACATCCTTGTGATCATACTTGGTGTTCCTGGAAATGGTTTGGTGATATGGATAACCGCCTTCGACATAAAACGCTCGGTGAACACTGTATGGTTCCTAAATCTGGCAGTGGCCgatctcctgtgctgtctctttATGCCTTTCACTATTATGTCCTTAACCCTGGGACATTGGCCTCTGGGCTTTTACACCTGCAAGGTTATCCCTCCCATTGCTTCAATCACCATGTttgccagcatcctcctcctgactGTGATCAGTATTGATCGATGCCTTTTGGTGGTGAAACCCGTTTGGTGCCAGAACAAGAGGACTCTGGGAAAGGCGTATGTGGCTTGTGCAGTTATATGGACCTTGGCCATCTTCTTCAACATTCCATCCTTCATTTTTTGGGACATCAATCAATCTAAAAAGAAAGACAAATGTGTTTACAACTATAGAATTATTAGAGATAAAGGTGACCAAAGAATGGAATACTCCATTACCATATGTGGTCTACTGACCGCCTACATCCTTCCACTACTTGTCATGGTCACCTGCTACACCATCCTAATAATACGAGTGAGAAAACGATTTACCCAGAGAACCAAGATAATGAAAGTCGTCCTTGTAGTCATCGTTGGCTTCTTCATCTGTTGGCTTCCTTACCATGTGACTGGAATGATCGCCGTGTTAAATCCCGAGGACTCGTTCACATATAAATTTCATTTGGATGAAATATTTATCGCCTTCGCTTTCATGAACAATTGTATTAACCCCATCATCTACGTGGTGATGGGTCAGGACATGAAAGATAGAGCTAAAAAATCTATCAGAATAATTCTAAGAAACGTCTTGGAAGAGGAAGCGAGTCAGTCACGAGAGTCCAGGATGAAAAGGTTATTTGGAGAATCTAGGATTACGGAGACTTCCGTATAA